From Polaribacter haliotis:
ATATTTCGAATAATAAAGGATATGATAGTCAGCCTTATTTTTATGAAGATTCCAAAGTTATATTTGCTTCCACAAGAAATGGAAATACAGATATCGCTTTGTACGATTTAAATAAAAATAATTCTGAACTAAACTATCTTTCTGCAACAGAAAATGGTGGAGAATATTCGCCACAAAAAATTCCAAATTCCAATGATGTTTCTGCTGTAAGATTAGATAGTAATGGACTGCAACGTTTTTATAGTTACGATTTCAACTCAAAAAACCCAACAGAACTTATTCCTAATTTAAAAGTCGCCTATCCAACTTGGTTTAATGAAAATATTGTGATTGCAGTTTCAATTGTAAATGATTCTCTAGAGCTTTTTATCTCAGATATTAAAAAGAAAACAAACCTTTCAGTTGCAAAAAACGTTGGGCGTTCTGTACATAAAATTCCGAATTCTAATTTAATAAGTTTTATAAGTAAAGAGAACAAAGAATATTGGTTGTTAAAATCTTTAAATCCCAAAACAAAAGAAATTAAAAGTATTTGCTCCGTTGGTAAAACTGAAGATGTTACTTGGTTGCCAGATGGAACTTTATTAATTTCTATAGAGAAATCCATTTATAAATTCAATCCAAGGGAAGATAAAAATCCAAGTTTGTTTTTTAATTTTTCTGATGAAAACATCAATAATATTTCCAGAATGGCAGTAAACAATTCTGGAACTAAAATAGCAATTGTAGCAGAAGTTTCTCCAAGATATTTAGCACAAGAACAATTAGATGGTTACAATAATAGAGATATTGAAGCTTTTCTTAAACCCTATGCAAAAAACGTAAAAGTGTATAATTTCCCAAATGAACTTCGTTACGAAGGCATCGAAAAAATGCGAGAACGTTATACTGGCTTCTTTAAAAATACACCAGATTTACATTGTAAATTATTAAATAGAATTGTTTTCGAAAACAAAGTTATAGACCACGAATTGGTAACCGTAAATGGAAATCAATTTAAAGCAGTTGCAGTTTACACTATAAAAAACGGTAAAATATCCTCAGTTACTTTTATGTAAAATATTAAAATAAAAAGCAAAAATTGTATCTACATCAAATATTAATCGTAATATTGCAATAAACAAATTAATATGGGTTTAACTAAATCAGAGATTTTTACAGAAGAACAAAATGAAATTGCTGCGATTGCAAAAGTTTTAGGACATCCTGCAAGAATTGCCATATTAGAATTTATAATAAAACTAAATACTTGTGTTTGTGGAGATTTAGTAAAAGATATTGGTTTGGCGCAACCAACTATTTCTCAACATTTAAAAGAATTAAAGAAAGTAGGAATTATAAAAGGCACAATTGAAGGAACTAGCGTTTGTTACTGCATTCATCAAGAAGATTGGAGTAAAATAAAAAATATTTTAAATAAATTTTTAAATCAAAATTTAAACGAAAACTGTTGTTAATAAAAGAAACTCTATAAAAATGGAAAAAATTAATCAAAAAATAACAACTACAATTTCTAATTTAGAAATTGATAAAATTACTAATGATAGGAAACTAGTATTAGAACCATTAGTTAACTTTATACAAGAAAAAGTCGCAACAAATAAAGATGTAAATATCAATTTTATTTGTACGCATAATTCAAGAAGAAGTCATTTAGCTCAAATATGGGCTCAAACAATGGCAGCATATTTTAATATTAAAAATGTAAAATGTTATTCTGGAGGAACAGAAGCAACTGCAATGTTTTATAAAGTTGTGGAAACACTAAAAAACACTGGCTTTGAAATTAATAAAATTTCTGAAACTGAAAATCCTATTTATGCAATAAAATTTAACGATAATTCGCAACCAATTATTGGTTTTTCTAAAAAATATGAAAATGAATTTAATCCTAAATCAGAGTTTGCGGCAATTATGACTTGTTCACAAGCAGATGTAGGTTGCCCATTTATTTTTGGTGCTGAAAAGAGAATTCCAATTACCTATGAAGATCCTAAATTGTTTGATGGTAAAGAAATTCAAGCAGAAAAATACCAAGAAAGAAGTTTACAAATAGCAACAGAAATGTTATATGTATTTTCAAATATTAATTAATAAAAAGAAACATTATGAAATTATCAGAAATAAAAAGTTATCTAAAAAATTTAGAAACCATTTCTTTTCAATTACCAAATGGAGAATTAGTTCCTAGTCATTTTCACGTGACTGAAGTTGGAAAAGTAACAAAGAATTTTATTGATTGTGGTGGAAAAGTTAGAAACGAAGAAGTCATCAATTTTCAACTTTGGGAAGAAAACGATTACGACCACAGATTGCATCCAGAGAAATTAATAAACATTATAGAGTTGTCTGAAAAAATGT
This genomic window contains:
- a CDS encoding nuclear transport factor 2 family protein — its product is MKNIFFLFILISSTIFSQTNTEIHVFDIEKSGDKIELKNGKNISNNKGYDSQPYFYEDSKVIFASTRNGNTDIALYDLNKNNSELNYLSATENGGEYSPQKIPNSNDVSAVRLDSNGLQRFYSYDFNSKNPTELIPNLKVAYPTWFNENIVIAVSIVNDSLELFISDIKKKTNLSVAKNVGRSVHKIPNSNLISFISKENKEYWLLKSLNPKTKEIKSICSVGKTEDVTWLPDGTLLISIEKSIYKFNPREDKNPSLFFNFSDENINNISRMAVNNSGTKIAIVAEVSPRYLAQEQLDGYNNRDIEAFLKPYAKNVKVYNFPNELRYEGIEKMRERYTGFFKNTPDLHCKLLNRIVFENKVIDHELVTVNGNQFKAVAVYTIKNGKISSVTFM
- a CDS encoding ArsR/SmtB family transcription factor; protein product: MGLTKSEIFTEEQNEIAAIAKVLGHPARIAILEFIIKLNTCVCGDLVKDIGLAQPTISQHLKELKKVGIIKGTIEGTSVCYCIHQEDWSKIKNILNKFLNQNLNENCC
- a CDS encoding DUF6428 family protein, whose product is MKLSEIKSYLKNLETISFQLPNGELVPSHFHVTEVGKVTKNFIDCGGKVRNEEVINFQLWEENDYDHRLHPEKLINIIELSEKMFQFNDVEIEVEYQGKETIGKYGLDFVGKNFILTSKITACLALDACGITKPKIKISELQSSCCDPKSGCC
- a CDS encoding low molecular weight phosphatase family protein, whose amino-acid sequence is MEKINQKITTTISNLEIDKITNDRKLVLEPLVNFIQEKVATNKDVNINFICTHNSRRSHLAQIWAQTMAAYFNIKNVKCYSGGTEATAMFYKVVETLKNTGFEINKISETENPIYAIKFNDNSQPIIGFSKKYENEFNPKSEFAAIMTCSQADVGCPFIFGAEKRIPITYEDPKLFDGKEIQAEKYQERSLQIATEMLYVFSNIN